One region of Epilithonimonas zeae genomic DNA includes:
- a CDS encoding sensor histidine kinase, which produces MRIRNSVKINWLSVAASFLLVAVVGSVVLLFEFYTDDIYFKTTDFNYFLVFTLWFVFVVNYFVLEFLFSFYSKNQIRRITNILPEDIIHDFDTDIGFKELGEKVHEMNQKNAEIDMMKEMENYRKEYIGNVSHELKTPLFSIQGYIETLRDGGVEDLNIRDKYLERIDKSVERLLNIVKDLDMINRFESGQIALKYSNFDINHLIQEVFDLLEMEAERHSMTMLLQTTQSQLLVYADKQRISQVLINLISNAVKYANREEAQIIVSTREGTKSIHISIEDNGMGIKPENLPRIFERFYRVESSRNRKEGGSGLGLAIVKHIMEAHKQTISVESAYLSGTKFKFKLAKPSLEKIKKAKAAIID; this is translated from the coding sequence ATGAGAATAAGAAATTCGGTAAAAATCAATTGGTTATCTGTTGCAGCATCTTTCCTTTTAGTAGCTGTGGTAGGAAGTGTTGTCTTACTTTTTGAGTTTTATACAGATGATATTTATTTCAAAACGACGGATTTCAATTACTTTTTGGTTTTCACATTATGGTTCGTATTTGTAGTGAACTATTTTGTTCTGGAATTTCTTTTTAGTTTTTATAGTAAAAATCAGATCAGGAGAATTACCAACATTCTTCCGGAAGATATTATTCACGATTTCGATACAGATATCGGATTCAAGGAACTGGGCGAAAAAGTTCACGAGATGAATCAGAAAAATGCCGAAATCGATATGATGAAGGAAATGGAAAATTACCGAAAAGAATATATCGGTAACGTTTCTCACGAACTGAAAACGCCATTATTTTCCATCCAAGGTTACATAGAAACACTTCGAGATGGCGGTGTGGAGGATCTCAACATCCGCGACAAATATCTGGAAAGAATCGATAAATCTGTCGAAAGACTTTTGAATATTGTAAAAGATCTCGATATGATTAACCGCTTCGAATCGGGTCAAATCGCTCTGAAGTACAGTAATTTTGATATCAATCATTTGATTCAGGAAGTTTTCGATTTATTGGAAATGGAAGCAGAAAGACATTCTATGACGATGCTTCTGCAGACTACACAATCTCAACTTTTGGTATACGCAGACAAGCAAAGAATTTCGCAGGTTTTGATTAATCTGATTTCCAATGCTGTGAAATATGCCAACCGAGAAGAAGCTCAAATCATCGTTTCTACAAGAGAAGGAACCAAGAGTATCCACATTTCTATTGAAGATAATGGAATGGGAATAAAACCTGAGAATCTGCCAAGAATTTTTGAAAGATTCTATCGTGTTGAGTCCAGTAGAAACAGAAAAGAAGGCGGTTCAGGATTAGGTCTTGCTATCGTAAAACACATTATGGAAGCCCATAAACAAACGATTAGCGTAGAAAGTGCTTATCTTTCCGGAACTAAGTTCAAATTCAAATTAGCTAAACCTTCTCTGGAAAAAATCAAGAAAGCAAAAGCAGCAATTATTGATTAA
- a CDS encoding AMP-dependent synthetase/ligase, giving the protein MNVKRIFDFSTLALEKFPNEDCLVTKKNGKWIKTSTAEFINQGNKISRGLLKLGIKPGDKIGLITSNNRTEWAVMDLGISQIGVVTVPVYPTISEEDYVYIFNNSEIKYCFVSDAELYKKLTNAKPEIPSLVGVFTFDEIDGAPNWNEILDLGENESTQIEVDDLSRAINAEDLATIIYTSGTTGKPKGVQLTHNNLVANVTASTPRIPKDKSIDYKELKALSFLPICHVFERMIFYLYLSNGISIYFAESIEKIGDNVKEVHPQYMTVVPRLVEKVYDSIYNKGTATGGLKSKIFLWSLGIAEKYEIGQPKSFMHTIADKLVFKKWREGLGGNLITLVSGSAALSKRLNNMFHAAGIPILEGYGLTETSPVISVNAFGKVKAGSVGIPLENVKVRIESDGEIVVKGPSVFEAYYKDEEKTKEAFTDDGYFKTGDIGMIDEDNFLFITDRKKEMFKTSGGKFVAPQVIENLAKASKFIEQIMVVGDGEKMPCALIQPDFAFTKNWAELHNVKISDSPKEIAANPAVKSRIEQEIEKINQHLGKWEQIKKIELTPKVWTIDDGLLTPTLKLKRKAIKAEFQDLYDNMYK; this is encoded by the coding sequence ATGAACGTTAAAAGAATATTTGACTTTTCCACACTGGCTTTGGAGAAATTCCCTAACGAAGATTGTCTTGTCACGAAGAAAAATGGCAAATGGATAAAAACTTCCACTGCAGAGTTCATCAATCAAGGTAATAAAATATCTCGTGGACTTTTAAAATTGGGTATAAAACCGGGCGACAAAATTGGACTCATAACTTCCAATAACAGAACGGAATGGGCGGTTATGGATTTGGGAATTTCACAAATTGGAGTTGTAACGGTTCCTGTTTATCCAACTATTTCTGAGGAAGATTATGTGTATATTTTCAATAATTCTGAGATTAAATATTGCTTTGTTTCCGATGCTGAATTATATAAAAAATTAACCAACGCAAAACCAGAAATCCCGTCATTGGTCGGCGTTTTTACATTTGACGAAATCGATGGTGCTCCAAATTGGAACGAAATTCTTGACCTTGGTGAGAACGAGTCAACCCAAATCGAGGTTGATGACCTTTCCAGAGCTATCAATGCGGAAGATTTGGCGACGATTATTTATACATCTGGAACAACTGGAAAGCCAAAAGGTGTTCAGTTAACCCACAACAATTTGGTTGCGAATGTTACGGCAAGCACGCCAAGAATTCCGAAAGATAAAAGCATTGATTATAAAGAACTGAAAGCGCTTAGTTTTCTACCAATTTGCCACGTTTTCGAAAGAATGATTTTCTATCTTTATTTGAGTAATGGAATTTCTATTTATTTCGCTGAAAGTATCGAGAAGATTGGAGACAATGTGAAAGAAGTTCATCCACAATATATGACGGTTGTTCCAAGATTGGTGGAAAAAGTTTACGATTCTATTTACAATAAAGGAACTGCTACCGGCGGACTGAAATCCAAAATTTTCCTTTGGTCATTAGGCATTGCTGAGAAATATGAAATTGGACAGCCAAAATCCTTTATGCACACAATTGCAGACAAACTGGTCTTCAAAAAATGGAGAGAAGGTTTAGGTGGCAATTTGATTACTTTGGTTTCGGGTTCTGCGGCTTTGTCTAAGCGTTTGAACAATATGTTCCACGCTGCCGGAATTCCGATTTTGGAAGGTTATGGATTGACCGAAACTTCGCCTGTAATTTCTGTGAACGCTTTTGGAAAAGTGAAAGCTGGTTCTGTTGGAATTCCGTTGGAAAATGTAAAAGTTAGAATAGAATCTGACGGTGAAATTGTGGTAAAAGGACCTTCTGTCTTCGAAGCTTATTATAAAGATGAAGAAAAAACCAAGGAAGCTTTTACGGATGACGGTTATTTCAAAACTGGCGATATCGGAATGATTGATGAGGATAATTTCCTTTTCATTACCGATAGAAAGAAAGAGATGTTCAAAACTTCCGGAGGGAAATTTGTTGCACCGCAGGTCATCGAAAATCTTGCGAAAGCTTCGAAATTTATTGAACAAATAATGGTAGTCGGCGACGGCGAAAAAATGCCTTGTGCCTTGATACAACCAGATTTTGCCTTTACCAAAAACTGGGCAGAACTTCATAACGTTAAAATCTCGGATTCCCCGAAAGAAATTGCGGCTAATCCTGCAGTGAAATCCAGAATAGAACAGGAAATTGAAAAAATCAATCAACACCTGGGAAAATGGGAACAAATCAAAAAAATTGAACTGACTCCAAAAGTCTGGACAATAGATGACGGACTTCTTACACCAACGCTAAAACTGAAAAGAAAAGCGATAAAAGCGGAATTCCAAGACCTCTACGACAATATGTACAAATAA
- a CDS encoding NAD(P)-dependent oxidoreductase, which produces MNKKVAVIGATGFVGKRVVNELSNRGYSVNAIARDSSKVEAKDNVTATSADVNNVEELAKVLEGSDAVINTFNAGWTNPNLYEDFLNGSRNIEKAVEKSGVKRFITVGGAGSLFIDGQQLVDGPDFPADIKPGATAARDYLNEIKKNETLDWTFFSPAIEMHQGTAGIRKGTYRTALENPVFNEEGRSMLSVEDVAVALVDELEQNKFVKQRFTAAY; this is translated from the coding sequence ATGAACAAAAAAGTAGCAGTAATCGGAGCAACAGGCTTCGTAGGAAAACGAGTCGTAAACGAATTATCAAACAGAGGGTATTCTGTAAACGCTATTGCAAGAGACAGTTCAAAAGTAGAAGCGAAAGATAACGTAACTGCAACCAGCGCAGATGTGAATAATGTAGAAGAATTAGCAAAAGTTTTGGAAGGGAGTGATGCTGTGATCAATACTTTCAATGCAGGTTGGACCAATCCGAATCTTTATGAAGACTTTTTGAACGGTTCCAGAAACATCGAAAAAGCGGTTGAAAAATCAGGCGTTAAGAGGTTCATTACCGTTGGTGGTGCAGGAAGCTTGTTCATCGATGGGCAACAGTTGGTAGACGGTCCGGATTTTCCTGCTGATATTAAACCGGGCGCAACAGCTGCAAGAGATTATCTGAACGAAATCAAAAAGAACGAAACATTGGACTGGACATTTTTCTCCCCGGCAATTGAAATGCATCAGGGAACTGCCGGTATTAGAAAAGGGACTTACAGAACAGCTTTGGAAAATCCAGTTTTTAACGAAGAGGGAAGAAGCATGCTTTCTGTGGAAGACGTTGCTGTAGCTTTGGTGGACGAGTTGGAACAAAACAAATTCGTTAAACAGCGTTTCACTGCAGCGTATTAA
- a CDS encoding acyl-CoA dehydrogenase family protein, translating to MDFNLTEEQQMIQQAARDFANAELLEGVIERDNEQKFPYDAVKKMGEMGFLGMMVDPKYGGAGLDSISYVLAMEEIAKIDASAAVVMSVNNSLVCAGLEKFCNEEQKMKYLKPLASGEVIGAFALSEPEAGSDATSQSTTAEDKGDYYLLNGTKNWITNGGNATYYIVIAQTHPEKKHKGINAFIVEKGWEGFVVGKKEDKLGIRGSDTHSLMFTDVKVPKENRIGEDGFGFAFAMAVLNGGRIGIASQALGIASGAYELSLKYAKERKSFGTEIINHQAIAFKLADMHTSIMAARMLIYKAASEKDEGKDISESGAMAKLYASQVAMDTTVEAVQIHGGYGYVKEYHVERMMRDAKITQIYEGTSEIQKIVISRAISKK from the coding sequence ATGGATTTCAATCTTACAGAAGAACAACAGATGATTCAACAGGCCGCAAGAGATTTTGCCAATGCAGAACTTTTGGAAGGTGTTATAGAAAGAGATAATGAACAAAAATTTCCTTATGATGCTGTCAAAAAGATGGGCGAAATGGGATTTTTGGGAATGATGGTTGACCCAAAATACGGCGGTGCCGGCTTGGACAGCATTTCTTATGTTTTGGCGATGGAAGAGATTGCAAAAATTGATGCGTCTGCTGCCGTTGTAATGTCGGTTAATAACTCTTTGGTTTGTGCAGGTTTGGAAAAATTCTGTAATGAGGAGCAAAAAATGAAATACCTGAAACCGCTGGCGAGTGGGGAAGTGATTGGTGCTTTTGCTTTGTCTGAGCCGGAAGCGGGTTCTGATGCAACATCACAATCTACAACTGCTGAAGATAAAGGTGATTATTACTTGTTGAACGGAACCAAAAACTGGATTACCAATGGAGGGAACGCAACTTATTATATCGTAATCGCACAGACTCATCCGGAGAAAAAACATAAAGGAATCAATGCGTTTATCGTTGAGAAAGGTTGGGAAGGTTTTGTTGTTGGAAAGAAAGAAGATAAATTAGGAATTAGAGGAAGCGACACGCATTCTTTGATGTTTACTGATGTTAAAGTTCCTAAAGAAAATAGAATTGGAGAAGACGGTTTCGGTTTCGCATTTGCAATGGCTGTTCTCAATGGCGGTAGAATTGGGATTGCTTCTCAGGCTTTAGGAATTGCTTCCGGAGCTTATGAGTTATCTCTGAAATATGCTAAAGAAAGAAAATCTTTCGGGACAGAAATCATCAATCATCAGGCAATTGCATTCAAATTGGCAGATATGCATACCAGTATTATGGCTGCGAGAATGTTAATTTATAAAGCCGCTTCGGAAAAAGATGAAGGTAAAGATATCTCAGAAAGTGGCGCAATGGCGAAATTATATGCCTCTCAAGTTGCGATGGATACAACGGTAGAGGCGGTTCAAATCCACGGTGGTTATGGTTATGTGAAAGAATATCATGTAGAAAGAATGATGCGTGATGCAAAAATCACTCAGATTTACGAGGGTACTTCGGAGATTCAGAAGATTGTGATTTCCAGAGCAATATCGAAGAAATAA
- a CDS encoding glucose 1-dehydrogenase: MSVFKGKAIIVTGAAMGLGLAAAESLASKGADITLVDYNAEALDKAKADLQSKYPDSRFLTVTADVSVEENVKAYVDATVKEFGKVDGLYNNAGIEGRQAPLVDYDINIFKKVIDINLLGVYYGMKYVIPELQKNGGGRIVNVASVGGIRGVANQTAYVATKHAVAGMTKNAALEYGKFNILTNAIAPGAILTPMVAEAFNQVNPADPKAAEAEYASRNPTRKLGDPKDVGNLVAYLLSDENGYVSGQVIAIDGGESNMYGNP, from the coding sequence ATGTCAGTTTTTAAAGGAAAAGCAATTATAGTAACAGGAGCAGCAATGGGTTTAGGACTTGCAGCTGCTGAATCTTTGGCATCAAAAGGTGCTGATATTACATTGGTAGATTATAATGCAGAAGCGTTGGACAAAGCAAAAGCAGACTTACAGTCCAAATACCCGGATAGCCGATTTTTAACTGTTACGGCAGATGTGTCTGTGGAAGAAAATGTGAAAGCTTATGTTGATGCAACGGTAAAGGAATTTGGGAAAGTGGACGGGCTTTATAATAATGCAGGAATCGAAGGAAGACAAGCGCCATTGGTAGATTATGATATTAATATTTTCAAAAAAGTTATTGATATCAATCTTTTGGGCGTCTATTACGGAATGAAATACGTCATTCCAGAACTTCAGAAAAATGGAGGTGGAAGAATAGTAAACGTTGCGTCGGTTGGCGGAATCCGTGGTGTGGCGAATCAAACTGCTTATGTAGCGACAAAACACGCTGTAGCCGGAATGACAAAAAATGCCGCTTTGGAATATGGGAAATTCAATATCTTAACTAATGCGATTGCTCCTGGAGCGATTTTGACGCCAATGGTTGCTGAAGCTTTTAATCAAGTGAATCCTGCTGACCCAAAAGCAGCCGAAGCAGAATATGCGTCTCGAAATCCTACAAGAAAACTGGGTGACCCGAAAGATGTTGGTAATCTTGTAGCTTATTTGTTGAGTGATGAAAATGGCTATGTTTCTGGTCAAGTGATTGCCATTGACGGTGGAGAATCTAATATGTACGGAAATCCTTAA
- a CDS encoding Rrf2 family transcriptional regulator, translating into MNNTRFATAIHILTLLAKDPQEWLTSDWIAGSVNVNPVIVRKELINLKKSGLIESRQGKVGGVRIAKNPEQINISEIYKSVKNTEVLGKRNQNPNPLCSVGKDINKNLDILFGKTDDLVFQFLKSKKLSDFTNQFG; encoded by the coding sequence ATGAACAACACACGATTTGCAACCGCTATCCATATTTTGACACTTCTTGCGAAAGATCCGCAAGAATGGCTGACATCTGACTGGATTGCCGGAAGTGTGAATGTCAATCCTGTGATTGTCCGTAAAGAATTGATTAACCTCAAAAAATCTGGCTTAATAGAAAGCAGACAAGGAAAAGTAGGAGGTGTTAGAATTGCTAAAAATCCTGAACAGATCAATATTTCAGAAATTTACAAATCAGTAAAAAATACGGAAGTTCTCGGTAAAAGAAATCAAAACCCGAATCCGCTTTGTAGTGTGGGGAAAGACATCAACAAAAATCTTGATATTTTATTTGGTAAAACAGATGATTTGGTTTTCCAGTTTTTGAAAAGCAAAAAATTGTCAGATTTTACCAATCAATTCGGTTAA
- a CDS encoding alpha-amylase family glycosyl hydrolase, translated as MKKLILLPALAALLLSCKIQNHTMENPQEWKRTTNIYEVNVRQYTPEGTFAAFEKELPRLKKMGVKTLWFMPITPIAQQNKKGSLGSPYAAYDYTTINPEFGTLENFKHLVDEAHKMGFKVIIDWVANHTGWDHVWTKSHPEWFLKDPDGSFHKASGMDDIIELDYTNKEMRLAMIDAMKYWVKETNIDGFRCDLASWVEVDFWQQARPEVEKLKPLFFLGEFDELENPDYGKVFDASYSWKWMHLSEDFYKKNLPLSDLKNLLEQYSKIGDNSMRAWFTTNHDENSWNGTEYEKYGDFAPALAVFSATWNGVPLLYSGQELPMKTKRLEFFEKDPIPWNGKYEQEDFYKTLLNLKSENPALRGGDPAVTTYWINTTSNDKVLAYLRKNGEREVLVLINTSKDAVNFKLEDDNSVGSYKNVFTNNKAELIKGSDVSLPAYGYLVYEK; from the coding sequence ATGAAAAAACTGATTCTTCTTCCGGCACTCGCCGCATTATTATTATCCTGTAAAATCCAGAATCATACTATGGAAAATCCGCAAGAATGGAAACGCACGACCAATATCTACGAAGTTAATGTTAGACAATATACACCAGAAGGTACTTTTGCAGCATTTGAAAAAGAACTTCCAAGACTGAAAAAAATGGGCGTTAAAACGTTGTGGTTTATGCCAATTACACCTATTGCTCAACAGAACAAAAAAGGAAGTTTGGGAAGTCCGTATGCTGCGTATGATTATACTACAATTAATCCTGAATTTGGGACTTTGGAGAACTTTAAACACTTGGTAGATGAAGCGCATAAAATGGGATTCAAAGTGATTATCGATTGGGTAGCAAATCATACTGGCTGGGACCACGTTTGGACAAAATCTCACCCAGAATGGTTTCTAAAAGATCCAGACGGAAGTTTCCACAAAGCCAGCGGAATGGACGATATTATCGAGTTAGATTATACCAACAAAGAAATGCGTCTGGCAATGATAGATGCAATGAAATACTGGGTTAAAGAAACTAATATCGACGGTTTCCGTTGCGACTTGGCAAGTTGGGTAGAAGTGGATTTCTGGCAGCAGGCAAGACCAGAAGTGGAAAAATTAAAACCACTTTTCTTCTTGGGCGAATTTGATGAGCTGGAAAATCCTGATTACGGAAAAGTTTTTGATGCGAGTTACAGCTGGAAATGGATGCATCTTTCCGAAGATTTTTACAAGAAAAATCTACCGCTTTCCGATTTGAAGAATCTTTTGGAGCAATACTCCAAAATCGGCGATAACTCAATGAGAGCTTGGTTTACAACCAATCACGACGAAAACTCCTGGAACGGAACCGAATATGAAAAATACGGCGATTTTGCACCGGCTTTAGCCGTCTTCTCTGCGACTTGGAATGGCGTTCCACTACTCTATTCTGGGCAGGAATTACCAATGAAAACCAAACGTCTGGAATTTTTTGAAAAAGACCCAATCCCTTGGAATGGGAAATATGAACAGGAAGATTTCTACAAAACTTTATTGAATCTTAAATCTGAAAATCCTGCCTTAAGAGGTGGCGACCCGGCTGTAACAACTTATTGGATCAACACAACTTCTAACGACAAAGTTTTGGCCTATTTAAGAAAAAATGGAGAACGCGAAGTTTTGGTTTTGATTAATACATCAAAAGATGCTGTTAATTTCAAATTGGAAGATGACAACTCGGTGGGAAGTTATAAGAATGTTTTTACCAATAATAAAGCTGAATTAATCAAAGGTTCGGATGTGAGTCTTCCTGCTTATGGTTATCTGGTTTATGAGAAGTAG
- a CDS encoding helix-turn-helix domain-containing protein: MSELKKIREKQNLTQEELAEKSGLSVRTIQRIEAGTEPKGYTLKTLASSLDVSEKDLLTPIILTEVVVENPIVEETVLPIENETIENLTLIKIINLSSLPLCWFPIANFLPPLLIMLISKQKSPLVKQIISLQIILAVIAPIIFMLVVILKLGKASVMVTMIALTLVNIFIILRNAYQLDKKRSLYYNLDFNLL, from the coding sequence ATGTCGGAATTAAAGAAAATCAGGGAAAAACAGAATCTGACTCAGGAAGAATTGGCAGAAAAATCCGGGCTTTCTGTAAGAACCATTCAACGCATTGAAGCCGGGACTGAACCGAAAGGTTATACTTTGAAAACTTTGGCTTCAAGTCTGGATGTTTCTGAAAAGGATTTATTGACGCCGATTATTCTGACAGAAGTTGTTGTAGAAAATCCAATTGTTGAAGAAACTGTTTTACCAATAGAAAATGAAACGATTGAAAATTTGACTTTAATCAAAATCATCAATCTTTCTTCACTTCCGTTGTGTTGGTTTCCGATTGCCAATTTTCTGCCTCCATTATTAATAATGTTGATTTCAAAACAGAAATCTCCACTTGTCAAACAAATCATTTCGCTTCAAATTATTTTAGCTGTTATTGCCCCAATTATTTTTATGTTAGTTGTGATTTTAAAGCTTGGTAAAGCGTCGGTAATGGTAACAATGATTGCTTTAACATTAGTGAATATTTTTATTATTCTTAGAAATGCTTATCAATTAGATAAAAAACGAAGTCTTTATTACAATCTGGATTTCAATTTGTTATGA
- a CDS encoding MarC family protein: MEFLSEFSFKETMTAFMVLFAVIDILGSVPIIVSLRQKFGRIESEKAAIVAGLLMISFLFIGNNILKFIGVDVNSFAIAGAFVIFIIAIEMILGIEIHKTNQPQAASIVPIAFPLIAGAGTLTTTLSLRAEYHDINIICGIILNTLFVYLILKMAPWIERKMGEGSLQVLQKVFGIILLAISIKLFTANFAQLFQNYIHF, from the coding sequence ATGGAATTTTTAAGCGAATTTTCTTTCAAAGAAACAATGACCGCTTTTATGGTTTTATTTGCAGTGATTGATATTTTGGGTTCGGTTCCAATTATCGTATCATTAAGACAAAAATTCGGAAGGATAGAGTCTGAGAAAGCAGCTATTGTTGCCGGATTATTAATGATCTCTTTTCTTTTCATTGGAAATAATATCTTGAAATTCATTGGTGTAGATGTCAATTCTTTTGCGATTGCAGGAGCTTTTGTAATTTTTATTATTGCAATTGAGATGATTTTGGGAATAGAAATTCATAAAACGAATCAACCTCAGGCAGCTTCTATTGTTCCAATTGCGTTTCCACTAATCGCTGGAGCAGGAACATTGACAACAACTTTGTCTTTAAGAGCAGAATATCACGATATTAATATCATCTGTGGAATCATTCTGAATACGCTTTTCGTTTACTTAATTTTGAAGATGGCGCCTTGGATAGAAAGAAAAATGGGAGAGGGTTCTCTGCAAGTTTTGCAAAAAGTTTTCGGAATTATCCTTTTAGCTATTTCTATTAAATTATTTACCGCTAACTTTGCACAACTATTTCAGAATTACATTCACTTTTAA
- a CDS encoding class A beta-lactamase-related serine hydrolase, with amino-acid sequence MTKQFGITFLFILLSIANLKAQIDKNSPLFLELKKQDSIFFERGFNNCDIAYLEKSVDDHLKFYHDKGGFQDKKLFLERTKQNICGNPNQKPIRKVIENSLEVFPLYNNGELYGAIQSGEHRFFIREKGKQDALGGQAKFTTVWTKKDGNWIMSDILSYDHGDAKLDDKASSIEQLMKDNNIPTLGLGLIEDGKLTGINVYGTQNGKMSAAYNSLFNVASLTKPVTAMTVLRLISLGKWNLDEPLDNYWIDPDIANDSRHKKLTTRLILSHQTGFPNWRWMNKDNKLNFEFEPGTKYQYSGEGFEYLRKAIENKFNKSLEELAKEYIFQPLGMNDTSYIWNEKKDADKIVIGYDSNGKAYDIVRNKTANAADDLTTTVEDYGKFLVAVMNNELLTPSVFETMKSKQVETKKNKYFGLGFEIYDLGNGETALSHGGSDKGVNTIVFLLPKTKQGLIIFTNVDDGYKIYRQLIKQYLGDKGEKIIEIETK; translated from the coding sequence ATGACAAAACAATTCGGAATTACCTTCCTTTTTATATTACTTTCTATCGCAAATCTGAAAGCTCAGATTGATAAAAATTCACCGTTATTCCTTGAGCTCAAAAAGCAGGACAGTATTTTTTTTGAACGTGGATTCAATAATTGTGATATCGCTTATCTGGAAAAATCAGTAGATGATCATCTGAAATTTTATCACGATAAAGGTGGCTTTCAGGACAAAAAATTATTCTTGGAAAGAACCAAACAAAACATCTGCGGCAACCCGAATCAAAAGCCTATCCGAAAAGTTATTGAAAACAGTCTCGAAGTTTTTCCACTTTACAATAATGGCGAATTATACGGCGCTATACAATCCGGAGAGCATCGGTTTTTTATCCGTGAAAAAGGAAAGCAGGATGCTTTAGGCGGTCAGGCAAAATTCACTACAGTTTGGACGAAGAAAGACGGAAACTGGATAATGAGCGATATCCTGAGTTATGATCACGGCGACGCTAAATTGGATGACAAAGCGAGTAGCATTGAGCAACTGATGAAAGATAACAACATTCCGACTTTAGGATTAGGTTTGATTGAGGATGGAAAATTAACAGGCATAAATGTTTACGGAACTCAGAATGGTAAAATGTCAGCGGCTTATAACAGTCTTTTCAATGTGGCTTCTTTAACGAAACCGGTGACTGCGATGACGGTTTTACGCTTGATAAGTCTTGGAAAATGGAATCTTGATGAACCGCTTGACAACTATTGGATTGACCCGGATATTGCGAACGATTCCCGTCACAAAAAGCTGACCACGAGATTGATATTAAGTCATCAGACAGGATTTCCCAACTGGCGTTGGATGAATAAAGATAATAAGCTCAATTTCGAATTTGAGCCAGGAACAAAATATCAATATTCAGGAGAAGGTTTCGAATATCTGAGAAAAGCCATCGAGAATAAATTCAATAAAAGTCTGGAAGAACTGGCTAAAGAATATATTTTCCAGCCTTTGGGAATGAACGATACGAGTTATATTTGGAATGAAAAAAAAGATGCAGACAAAATCGTGATTGGTTATGATAGTAACGGAAAAGCTTATGATATTGTGCGGAATAAAACCGCTAATGCAGCAGATGATTTGACAACGACTGTGGAAGATTACGGAAAATTCCTGGTTGCGGTTATGAATAATGAACTTCTGACGCCTTCGGTTTTTGAAACGATGAAATCCAAACAGGTTGAAACCAAAAAGAATAAATATTTCGGACTTGGCTTTGAAATTTATGACCTAGGAAATGGTGAAACAGCTTTGTCACACGGCGGTTCTGACAAAGGTGTCAACACAATTGTTTTTCTTTTGCCTAAAACCAAACAAGGTCTGATTATTTTCACCAATGTGGATGACGGCTACAAAATCTATCGACAGTTGATTAAACAGTATCTTGGTGATAAAGGTGAAAAGATTATTGAAATTGAAACGAAATAA
- a CDS encoding IS1096 element passenger TnpR family protein has protein sequence MVYKIRVILDAKETIFRDIEVKEKQTLWNLHLGIKSAFNLPGEELSSFYFSDDEWNEGKAVPLEDMSDDGDGEIMSDIYLPEGFPAVGQKMRFQYGFIELWEFFCELLEIVDEKPAVNYPITVYRFGNVPLKAPSKTGSSNGKSKSSATPFLDDDFGDFDADFKETSFDDEDDDFNDDEEEDGYNDVFEEDDED, from the coding sequence ATGGTTTATAAGATTAGAGTAATTCTAGACGCCAAAGAGACTATCTTCCGAGACATAGAGGTCAAAGAAAAACAAACACTTTGGAATCTACATCTGGGTATAAAAAGCGCCTTCAATTTGCCTGGGGAAGAGTTGTCTTCTTTTTATTTTTCTGATGATGAATGGAATGAAGGAAAAGCAGTTCCTCTGGAGGATATGAGCGATGATGGAGACGGCGAAATAATGTCTGACATCTATCTGCCAGAAGGTTTCCCTGCTGTAGGACAGAAAATGAGATTCCAATACGGATTTATAGAGCTTTGGGAGTTTTTCTGCGAATTGTTGGAGATTGTAGATGAGAAACCAGCAGTTAACTATCCTATTACGGTTTACAGATTTGGTAACGTTCCTTTGAAAGCGCCTAGCAAAACTGGTTCTTCCAACGGAAAAAGCAAAAGTTCTGCTACACCGTTTCTAGATGATGATTTTGGAGATTTCGATGCGGATTTCAAGGAGACAAGTTTCGATGATGAAGATGATGATTTCAACGATGATGAGGAGGAAGATGGCTACAATGACGTTTTCGAAGAAGACGACGAAGATTAA